In Calditrichota bacterium, the following proteins share a genomic window:
- a CDS encoding class I SAM-dependent methyltransferase, with protein MRRMRRLRLLPVGSLVKTGRVDHADWNYRPLLGFVQRQRFKLCRRLMAPLASGRVLEVGYGSGVFLPELHRHSRSLFGADVHPFASAVAAVLREHQIKAHLVQASAERLPFKDGCFDLLVSISALEFVPDLVSACAELRRVLKPSGALVVVTPGASRVIDFGFKLLTGEDPQVDFGDARQRVRQTLLRYFAIDKELRFPPLVGRSLCLYRALRLRPAVAVCPAEKTHSAPNAAPPVLAYGRP; from the coding sequence ATGAGGCGGATGAGGAGGCTCCGCCTTCTCCCGGTTGGTTCACTGGTAAAGACCGGGAGGGTGGACCACGCAGATTGGAACTACCGTCCTCTGCTCGGCTTTGTGCAGCGGCAGAGGTTCAAGTTGTGTCGTCGTCTGATGGCCCCGCTGGCCTCCGGTCGCGTGCTGGAAGTCGGCTATGGCAGTGGGGTCTTCCTGCCCGAATTGCATCGGCACAGTCGTTCGCTTTTTGGGGCAGACGTGCACCCGTTTGCCAGTGCTGTCGCCGCCGTGCTGCGGGAGCACCAGATCAAAGCGCATCTGGTGCAGGCCAGTGCGGAGAGGTTGCCCTTCAAGGATGGTTGTTTTGACCTGCTGGTGAGTATCAGCGCGTTGGAGTTTGTGCCCGACCTCGTCAGTGCCTGCGCCGAGCTGCGTAGAGTTCTGAAGCCTTCTGGCGCACTGGTGGTGGTAACCCCTGGTGCTTCCCGGGTCATCGACTTTGGCTTCAAGCTCCTCACCGGCGAGGATCCACAAGTAGATTTCGGAGATGCCCGGCAGCGCGTGCGCCAGACTTTGCTGAGGTACTTCGCAATCGACAAGGAACTGCGCTTTCCACCACTGGTTGGTCGCAGCCTGTGCCTGTATCGAGCCCTTCGCCTGCGCCCTGCGGTTGCTGTTTGCCCCGCAGAAAAGACCCACTCGGCTCCAAATGCTGCGCCTCCTGTGCTCGCCTACGGTAGGCCCTGA